The nucleotide window ATGCGGGACCACGGCTACTTCACCGCCGCCCTCACCGGGGGGGGCAACGTCGCCGGGCAGGGGTTCGAACGGGGGTTCGATTTCTACCGGTCCTGGTTCCCCGGCCCCGACGAGGAGGAGAGCCGGGCCCGGTCCGTCGCCAGGGTCCTGGACGCCGTGCGCCGCTGCGTCCGGCGCAGCCGCGAGGAAGGCAAGCCCCTCTTCCTCTTCCTCCACCACTACCTCTGCCACGACCCCTACCTGGGGGGGCCGCCCGGGATCCGCCGGCGCTTCCTGACCGACCCGGTCCCGGGGCTGCCCGTCTCCCTCGCCGATCTGCGCGGCGACGCCGGCTGGGCGGACATGCGGGAGCGCTTCTTCGGCCCCGCCGACCTCGAGCGGCCCGACCACCTCGCCCACTACGTCGCCCTCTACGACGGGGGGGTACTCTATTCCGACGCCGTCTTCGCCCGGATCCGCCGGGTCCTGGAGGAGGAGGGCGTCTACGACAAGGCCCTGATCGTCTTCACCTCCGACCACGGCGAGGAGTTCATGGAGCACCGGGGGATACTGCACGAGATGCTGTTCCGGGAGACGCTCCACGTCCCCCTGATCGTCAGGTTCCCCGGCGGGGAACGGGGGGGGCGGACGGTTTCCGCGCCGGTCCGCACCCTCGACATCTTCCCCACCATCGCCGCCTGCCTGGGCCTGGAGGGGGACCTCCCTTCGGTCCAGGGGGCCAGCCTGCTGGAGGTTGCCGACGGGGGCGGGGCCCCCGGGGAGGCCCCCCTCAGCTTCACCCCCTGGGACGAGTCCCTGCGCATCGTCGACGGGGAGTACGTCTACGGCAACCACTGGAGCCACGGGACCGGGGAGTGGCTCTTCGCCCGCGACGACCTCGCCGAGAGCCGGAACCTGGCCGGGGAGCTGCCCCGGGTGGCGGCGGCGGAACGGCTGCGGGCCCTGGCGGCGGCGGAGAACGTCCGGAGCCTGAAGGAACGGCTGGCCCCGGAGGGCCCGAAACCGGGCGCGCCCCTGGCCCCCGCCGTCCGGGAACGGCTGCGGGCCCTGGGCTACCTGCGTTAGCCGCCGCCGGGGGAACGGCGCGCCCCGGCCGCGGCCGGGGCCGCCGAGGGGAAGATGACGTCGGCGACGGCGCGGGCCAGCAGTTCCCCGCCCCGGCGGGTGTAGTGGCCGAAATCCCCGGCGAAAAGATCGACGAAGTAGGCCTTCACCCCCTCGCGGGCGATGGCCTCCTTGAAGCCGCGCTCGTTGTCCACGAAGGCGACCTCGGCGCGCCCGGCCAGCATCTCCTTGAGGGGGCCGAGCGGGCGGCAGGGGTACTGGACGCAGACCAGCCTGATCCCCCGGCCCCGGACGGCCTCGGCCAAGGCGCGGTAGTTGCGTTCCGTCATCGGGTTGAACTTGTGCTCCTGGGTCTTCCCGGCCCGGGCCCGGTAGCGCGCGGCGGCCTCCCGGTCGCCCTGGTTCTCGCAGGCGGTGGCGGCGATGTTCAGCACCCGGGGGTTGTCCGGGTAGCCGGCCAGGATCCGCTCGCAGACGCCGCGGAGCTTCCCGTACTCCTCCAGGTCGAGGTAGAGGGTGGTGAGCAGGGGCAGGCCGATGGGGCCGTACTTGGCGATGTTGGTGACGGGCCCGGCCAGGTCGAAGTCGATCGCCCGCAGCAGCGCTTCCTCGGCCTCGCCGTACTCCTTGAGGTCGATCAGCGAGGTCCCCAGGGCGTTGAGGATGCGGACATCGTCGGGGCGCTCCGCCAGCGCCCGGCGGCAGAGGGCGACGGCGTCGGCCGAGCGCAGCTGGCGGCGGTAGAGGTTCACGGTCAGCTCGACCGCCGGGCCGTGCTCCGGGAGCAGGTCCAGGGCACGGAGGCAGTCCCGTTCCGCCCGGGGGTAGTCGTTCTCCACGATCGCCATCTCGGCTTGGTCGAGGAGTCCGTCGACGTAGCGTTGCGCCGCCGCCGGGTCCAGGGACGCCCCGGCGCGGGCCGCGGCCAGCGCCCGTTCGGGGGCCCCCAGGGCGTCCAGGACCCGGGCCAGCTCAAAGTAGGCGGTGGGGTCGTCGGGCCGGGCGGCGACGGCTTCCCGGTAGCAGGTTTCCGCCCCGGCGGGGTCCCCGCGGGCGGCCTGGAGACGGCCCCGGACCACCAGGGCCCAGTGGCCGCGCGCCTCCTCCTCCGGCAGCCCCGCCAGGGCCCGCTCGGCTTCCGCCCAGCGGCCGGCCCCGACGCAGGAGTCGGCCAGAAGCAGGGTCAGCCCCAGGTCGCCGGGTTCCCGCCGGAGCAGCTCCCGGCAGGCGCGGATGGCCGCCCCGTAGCGTTTCGCCCGGTGGTAGCCGCGGGCCGCCGCCCGGCTCACGGGGGGGGCGGCGGGGCTCTCTTCCCCGCCGGTGTCCCGCTCCCGGTAGAGTTCCTCCAGGTCGGTGCCCCGGCCGGAGAGGGAGGCCCGGATGTGCTCGGAGAGGGAGCGGGCCAGCTTGTAGACCCGGAGGTTCCGCCAGAAGGCGCTCCAGGCCGACTCCTCCCCCAGCCGGTCGATCTCGGCGGCGTGGTCGTTGATCCCCATCATGGTCACGACCATGTCCGGGCGGTAGCGGTCGAGGTTGCCGGGCAGGAGGGAGAGAATGACCGAGGTGTTGGTCCCCGAGATCCCGGCGTTGATCACGGTGAAGTGCTTCGACCCCGCCCGGCGGTTGAGTTCCTCCTCGAGCAGGGAGGGGTAGGTCCCGGCGGTGGTGGATTCCCCCAGGCAGAGGATGGTGTAGGTGCCGCCGGCCATGATCGATTCCCGGTTGCGGCGCTCCTGGACGGCCATGATGACCGCCCCCGCCGCCCGCATCCCCGCCTCCAGCAGGAGGAGGGCGCAGACCAGCCCGAAGACCGCCAGCAGGAGCGCCTGCCACCAGGTTGTCTTCCGCCGTTTCACCGCGCGCACGCTTCCTCGCTCCCGTTCATCCGCCGAGTATACGGCCGCTCCCCGCCCTTGTCGAGCCGCCGCCGCTCAGCCCAGGGCGGCGCCTTTCCAGGCCGCCCCCAGGCGGCGGCGGTCGTCGTTGCCCAGGACCTCGGCGGGGACGATCTCCCGGTCGCAGACGATCTCGACCGCGGTCGCCGGTTCCGCCGGGGGGATGGCGAATTCCAGGCGCCGGTCCCCCGCCCGGCTCAACGCGAATGTTCCCACCTCGGCGCCCCCCGCCCGCACCCGGCCGCTCTGGGCCAGGCGGCGAGAGGGGAGCGTCAGGACCAGCGTCAGCTTCTCCTCCCCCGCCCCCGCCAGCAGCAGCGTCGCCGCGGCGCGCGACCAGCGGTAGGGGCGCCCCTCCGGGGGGAACCAGCCCGGGCCCGTCTGGACCCCGAAGACGTCGTTGATCCCGGCCCAGGCCCAGGAAACCCGCGAGGGGACCCGGACCCGGGGGCGCAGGCGGCAGCGGCGGCACTCGGGAAAGGGGTAGGCCCCCAGGAGCCGTTCCCGGAACTCCCGGTAGCGGTCGCCGGCCCAGACCTCGGCGAAGCTCTCCCGGCCCAGGTCCCCCAGCTCCCGGGGCGAGACCGGGCAGGGCCCGACCCGGCCCGAACCGGAGACGAAGGCCCAGTCCCAGGGGAAGAGGCAGTCGCGGCGCTCCGGGCCCTCCCCGGGGACGGCGGGGCCGGGGAGCACCTCTTCCGGGGGAATCTCCGGGGCCGCCAGCGCCCGCAGGCGCCGGCGCAGGCCGCCCTCGTCCCGGGTCGGCGGCGGCTCCGGGAGCGGCCGGCGCGCGCCGGGGCGGGGCGACGGGCGCGTCTGCACCTGCGCCCCGGGGAACATCTCCCGCCAGGGGGCGGCCGCCGTTTCCGCGTCCTCCCCGGGGCCGAGCCCGAGCCGGAGCCGGTCGACCGCGACCGCACCCCCGCACCCGGGAGGCGGCGGGGACAGCGCGGGAACGGAGAGGGTGAGGACGTCGGCGCGCTCGCGCGCGGCCGCCAGCCAGCCGCCCAGGCCCCCGGGGGGGACGCACGAGAGTTCCAGCTCGATCTCGCCGGGGCGGAAGTCCAGCTTCTCCAGGGCCCCGGGGGGCTCGGCCGCCCCGGGGCGCAGCCCCAGGGAGAGGGGGCGGGGGGGGAGGAGGAAGGGGTTCATGGCCGGGGGCCGAGGATCTTGATCGCCCGGCCCCGCAGGAGGATCCACCCCGTCCGGAAGATCAGGCCGGCGAAGACCAGGCCGTAGAAACCGAGCTTGAGCAGCCGGGATACGCTCATGCCTCCCCCATCAGTTCGCGGTAGATCCCGTCCATCTGGCGGGCGGAGTAGCTCCAGTCGTACTCGGACGCGGCCAGCTTCTGGCCGGCCTCGGCCAGGGCCCGGCGCCGGCCCCGGTCCCGCAGCAGCCCGACCGCGGCCGCGGCGAAGGCCTCCGGGGTGTCGCCGACCAGGAGGTGGCGGCCGGGCTCGACCGCGGCCCCCCGGATCCCGATCGAAGTGGTCACCACCGGCTTCCCCCGGACCATCGCCTCCAGGACCTTCCCCTTCATCCCCATCCCCTTGCGCATGGGGGCGACGAAGACCGCGGCCCGGTCCAGGTAGGGCCGGACGCTCTCGACGAAACCGGTCACCTCGATGCCGTCGCGGCCGCCCCGCGCCAGGATCTCCGGGGTCGGGTGCGAGCCCACCACGGTCAGGGTCGCGTCCGGGACCTCCCTGCGGATCAGGGGCCAGACTTCCCCGATCAGGTACTCGACCGCCTCGACGTTGGGGTAGTGCCCGAACGAGCCCACGTAGAGCAGGGAGTTCTCCTCCACCTCGCGGTAGGGGGCGTAAAACTCCTCCACGCAGGTCCCGTGGCGGACGGAGCGGACGTCGGCGCCGGGCAGGAGCCGGCGCAGGATCTCCTCGTCTTCCTCCGATACGGTGACCACGGTCCAGCACCGGCGCCCCTCCACCGTTTCCCATCGGACGGTCCGGAGCCACTCGAAGACGTCGATCGCCCGCCGCCAGCCCCGGTGGGGCGGGTTCTTCCCCCCCCGGAAGTAGAGGCCGGCCACGTCCTGGTCCACGTAGACCACGGGGAGGGAGTCGACGGACCCGGCGTAGAAGAGCATCTTGTCGGTCTCCACCTGGACGACGTCGATGGGCTTTTCCTTGAGGGCCGCCCGCAGCTTCGCCTCCATCTCCGGGGAGCAGTAGTTCCGGTAGTACATGGGGAAGAGGGCTTCCCGCTTCGGCCCCAGGTACCCGAAGTCGGCGGGGAACGGGACCGTCTCCACCGAGGCGCAGAATTCGCGCATGGCCCCGATCTCGGGCTCGGAACCGCGGTCGGCGAAGCAGAGCAGGTGGATGTCGTTCTCCTCGGCGGCGGCCTTGAGGACGTTGTAGACGCGGTGTTTCCCCCCGTCGATGGGGGGATAGGGGAAGACCGGGTTCAGGACCAGGATCTGGGGGCGCTTCCTCTCGCCGCCGCGGCGGAAGTTGCGGTAGCGGCGCAGGGGCGGGTTCATCGCGATCCGGTCGCTCCGGCACGCGGCGCGGCGCTCGCGGCGGCGGCCGCGCAGGGCGGCGGGGAGCCGGGGCAGCGCCCGCAGCAGGCCCCGGGCGAAGTTCCCCCGCCCGGCCAGGAGGTGGGCGGCGACCAGGCCGGGGAGCGCCCGGAGGTGCTCGTCGACGAGGATGGGCTCGGTCAGGTTCTTCCAGGCGAAGAGGATCTCGTTGCGGGTCTCGATGACGTTGAGGTAGTCGGGGGTGAAGACCCGGTTGAGGGTGGCGTGGTGCTTGTGGACCATCCGGGAGGCGGGCTGGTAGAGACAGTCCCAGCCGCGCTTGCGGGCCCGGTAGCAGAGGTCGATGTCTTCCCAGCGGAAGGGGTGGAAGAGGGGGTCGAAGCCGCCCAGGGCCTCGTACTTGCGCCGGTCGAAGAGCATCGCCCCTCCCAGGCAGTAGAGGGTGGGGAAGAGGGAGTCGACCCGGGGGGCGCCGGGGATGTCCGCCTCGTTCCAGAACCGGGGGTAGCCCCGCTCCAGCCGGCCCATGTTGACGCCGAAGTTGAGGCCGCCTTCGGGGAAGAGGGTCCGGGGCTGGACGGCGAAGGCCCCGGGCGCGGAGGCGATGGTCTCCACCAACGGGTCGAGCGACCCCGGCTCCATGGTGATGTCGGAGTTCAGGAGCAGGACCAGGTCGGAGCGCGCCGCGCGGATGCCGGCGTCGGAGGCGGCCCCGAACCCGGCGTTCTTCTCCAGGGCCAGGACCCGGACCCCGGGGAAGCGCTCGCGCAGAAACTCCGCGCTCCCGTCGGCGCTGGCGTCGTCGACCACGATCGTCTCCGAGCCGCGGCCGTAGCGCTCGACCTCCGCCGTCACCGAGGGGAGGCACTCCTCCAGGAGGTCGCGGCCGTCGTAGGTGGGGACGACCACGCTCACCGCGGACCCGGCCGCGAAGGGGGGGTGTTCGGCCGGGGGCGGCGGGGGGGGGCGGACGTACTTCTCGGCGGCGAAGCAGAGCCGCAGCGCCTGCAGCGCCGGGAAGAAGAGCGCGGCCGCCCCCGCCGCCGAGAGCGCGGGCACAAGCAGCTCCTTGATCCGGACGTCCTTCCCCTCCTCCCCCCGCACCCAGCGGCAGACGGGGGCCCCCGCCGCCCAGGTCAGGAGCCCCAGCCCCGGTTCGAAGGCGCCGGCGACCAGGTAGGCGTGGGTGAAGCACTGGGAGCGGAGCCGGCGCATCAGCCGGCGCCTCCCCGGGAACTCCGGGTAGGCGATGACCTCGCCGCAGGCGGCGAAGCGGGGGTCGTCCGCCCGGACCGAGCCGCCGTCGAGCAGGACCGTCATCGCGGCCGGGTCGAAGCGGGAGAGGAGCCATTCCACCGCCGGGTCGTGTCCCGCCCCGGGGGCGACGACCGTCAGCACCCGCTCCGCCGGAGCCGCTCCCCGCTCGTCCTTCACCGGGGCCCGTCTCCCTGCCGCGGGCGCAGGGACCGCAGGATCCGGGCCAGCGGGCTCCCGGAGCAGAGGGACTCCAGGTAGCGGATGTCCTCGGCGCGGCGCTCCAGGAGGGCGCAGAGGCGCGCGGTCTCCTCCTCCCGCTCGGCGCGGTCACGCGCCCGCTCGGCCAGGAGCCGGTCGAGGTCCTCCCGGTGGCGGGCCTCCTCTTCAGCCAGGAGCCGGCGGAACGAGGCCGTCTCCTCCTCCTGGCGGGCCAGCTTCCCCGCCAGCGTCTCCGCCAGCCCCGAGCGGTCGGACGCGGTCGTCTCCAGAAATTCCCGGAAGAACCCCTCGGGCGGGGACGCGGGCCCGGAGGCGTGGCCCTCCCCCTTCCCCAGGACGGGGGGGCCGTCGTGCCAGACCAGGAAATGGCGGTAGGCGGGCTCGGCGTTGTCGCAGCCGTAGTACCAGCGGTGGTAGAGTCGGTTGAGGGCGAAGATCAGCGGCCAGGGCTCGGGGAGCGAGACCAGGTAGGCGTTGAGGCAGGTCATGGCCAGCCAGCGGTCGACCCTCCCGTTGGCCAGGACCTCCGGGCGCGGCTCCGGGGCGGCCGGCCCGGCGTAGTCCTCCAGCCGGGGCAGCTCCCGGGAGAGGTGCTC belongs to bacterium and includes:
- a CDS encoding sulfatase-like hydrolase/transferase encodes the protein PSHMSIFTSLYPPVHGVRNYSPDWPTAALSERLATLPEFMRDHGYFTAALTGGGNVAGQGFERGFDFYRSWFPGPDEEESRARSVARVLDAVRRCVRRSREEGKPLFLFLHHYLCHDPYLGGPPGIRRRFLTDPVPGLPVSLADLRGDAGWADMRERFFGPADLERPDHLAHYVALYDGGVLYSDAVFARIRRVLEEEGVYDKALIVFTSDHGEEFMEHRGILHEMLFRETLHVPLIVRFPGGERGGRTVSAPVRTLDIFPTIAACLGLEGDLPSVQGASLLEVADGGGAPGEAPLSFTPWDESLRIVDGEYVYGNHWSHGTGEWLFARDDLAESRNLAGELPRVAAAERLRALAAAENVRSLKERLAPEGPKPGAPLAPAVRERLRALGYLR
- a CDS encoding tetratricopeptide repeat protein, translated to MKRRKTTWWQALLLAVFGLVCALLLLEAGMRAAGAVIMAVQERRNRESIMAGGTYTILCLGESTTAGTYPSLLEEELNRRAGSKHFTVINAGISGTNTSVILSLLPGNLDRYRPDMVVTMMGINDHAAEIDRLGEESAWSAFWRNLRVYKLARSLSEHIRASLSGRGTDLEELYRERDTGGEESPAAPPVSRAAARGYHRAKRYGAAIRACRELLRREPGDLGLTLLLADSCVGAGRWAEAERALAGLPEEEARGHWALVVRGRLQAARGDPAGAETCYREAVAARPDDPTAYFELARVLDALGAPERALAAARAGASLDPAAAQRYVDGLLDQAEMAIVENDYPRAERDCLRALDLLPEHGPAVELTVNLYRRQLRSADAVALCRRALAERPDDVRILNALGTSLIDLKEYGEAEEALLRAIDFDLAGPVTNIAKYGPIGLPLLTTLYLDLEEYGKLRGVCERILAGYPDNPRVLNIAATACENQGDREAAARYRARAGKTQEHKFNPMTERNYRALAEAVRGRGIRLVCVQYPCRPLGPLKEMLAGRAEVAFVDNERGFKEAIAREGVKAYFVDLFAGDFGHYTRRGGELLARAVADVIFPSAAPAAAGARRSPGGG
- a CDS encoding SPASM domain-containing protein, which codes for MNPFLLPPRPLSLGLRPGAAEPPGALEKLDFRPGEIELELSCVPPGGLGGWLAAARERADVLTLSVPALSPPPPGCGGAVAVDRLRLGLGPGEDAETAAAPWREMFPGAQVQTRPSPRPGARRPLPEPPPTRDEGGLRRRLRALAAPEIPPEEVLPGPAVPGEGPERRDCLFPWDWAFVSGSGRVGPCPVSPRELGDLGRESFAEVWAGDRYREFRERLLGAYPFPECRRCRLRPRVRVPSRVSWAWAGINDVFGVQTGPGWFPPEGRPYRWSRAAATLLLAGAGEEKLTLVLTLPSRRLAQSGRVRAGGAEVGTFALSRAGDRRLEFAIPPAEPATAVEIVCDREIVPAEVLGNDDRRRLGAAWKGAALG
- a CDS encoding glycosyltransferase is translated as MKDERGAAPAERVLTVVAPGAGHDPAVEWLLSRFDPAAMTVLLDGGSVRADDPRFAACGEVIAYPEFPGRRRLMRRLRSQCFTHAYLVAGAFEPGLGLLTWAAGAPVCRWVRGEEGKDVRIKELLVPALSAAGAAALFFPALQALRLCFAAEKYVRPPPPPPAEHPPFAAGSAVSVVVPTYDGRDLLEECLPSVTAEVERYGRGSETIVVDDASADGSAEFLRERFPGVRVLALEKNAGFGAASDAGIRAARSDLVLLLNSDITMEPGSLDPLVETIASAPGAFAVQPRTLFPEGGLNFGVNMGRLERGYPRFWNEADIPGAPRVDSLFPTLYCLGGAMLFDRRKYEALGGFDPLFHPFRWEDIDLCYRARKRGWDCLYQPASRMVHKHHATLNRVFTPDYLNVIETRNEILFAWKNLTEPILVDEHLRALPGLVAAHLLAGRGNFARGLLRALPRLPAALRGRRRERRAACRSDRIAMNPPLRRYRNFRRGGERKRPQILVLNPVFPYPPIDGGKHRVYNVLKAAAEENDIHLLCFADRGSEPEIGAMREFCASVETVPFPADFGYLGPKREALFPMYYRNYCSPEMEAKLRAALKEKPIDVVQVETDKMLFYAGSVDSLPVVYVDQDVAGLYFRGGKNPPHRGWRRAIDVFEWLRTVRWETVEGRRCWTVVTVSEEDEEILRRLLPGADVRSVRHGTCVEEFYAPYREVEENSLLYVGSFGHYPNVEAVEYLIGEVWPLIRREVPDATLTVVGSHPTPEILARGGRDGIEVTGFVESVRPYLDRAAVFVAPMRKGMGMKGKVLEAMVRGKPVVTTSIGIRGAAVEPGRHLLVGDTPEAFAAAAVGLLRDRGRRRALAEAGQKLAASEYDWSYSARQMDGIYRELMGEA
- a CDS encoding methyltransferase domain-containing protein, with amino-acid sequence MEIPEQDMTFDQLQRYRLAAEILERLRPEGGDWNVLDAGSRDGFLQGFLPGDTVVNLDRDRFLAPGFVRGDALALPFADGAFHAAVAMDVFEHLEATQRPLLLAELRRVASRAVVLAAPFASEEVAAAEAAANEFHLCVLGEENPFLVEHLSRELPRLEDYAGPAAPEPRPEVLANGRVDRWLAMTCLNAYLVSLPEPWPLIFALNRLYHRWYYGCDNAEPAYRHFLVWHDGPPVLGKGEGHASGPASPPEGFFREFLETTASDRSGLAETLAGKLARQEEETASFRRLLAEEEARHREDLDRLLAERARDRAEREEETARLCALLERRAEDIRYLESLCSGSPLARILRSLRPRQGDGPR